One genomic window of Salvia miltiorrhiza cultivar Shanhuang (shh) chromosome 4, IMPLAD_Smil_shh, whole genome shotgun sequence includes the following:
- the LOC131021668 gene encoding WAT1-related protein At5g64700-like isoform X1 → MVESKVILCVVSIQTIYAGNFLLTKLAFDVGMNTFVFVFYRQAAATLFLAPIAIFFERKTAPRLSFSTFIKIFFLSLFGITMSLDVVGVGLKSTTASLGAAISNSLPVITFFLAVLLSVNMCACKCRMEKVKIRTSPGMMKMIGVSLCMGGVAAIAFYRGPFIKLWHLHHIHTTFHSQITPTNTWIKGVFLLLLSNTTWASWLLFQGRVLNIYPSKLLLTTLQCFLSTIQSFVAAVAFARDPAHWKIGWNIRLLSVAYCGIIVTGVTFYMQAWVIEKRGPVFLAMTTPLITLITLLISVFVLGETVTLGSVLGAVLLVGGLYFVLWGKTKEEQRAKMACHPNLDQEKPCEESSPEIIN, encoded by the exons ATGGTTGAAAGCAAGGTGATTTTGTGTGTAGTTTCCATACAAACCATTTATGCAGGCAATTTCTTGCTTACGAAGCTAGCTTTCGATGTGGGAATGAACACATTTGTGTTTGTTTTCTACAGACAAGCTGCTGCTACTCTTTTCTTGGCCCCCATTGCCATCTTCTTTGAGAG GAAGACAGCTCCTCGGCTTTCATTCTCTACATTCATCAAGATTTTCTTCCTTTCTTTGTTTGG AATTACGATGAGCTTAGATGTTGTTGGAGTAGGTTTGAAGTCAACAACTGCATCTTTGGGAGCTGCAATTTCCAACAGTCTTCCAGTTATCACTTTCTTCCTTGCAGTTTTATTAAG tgtgaaTATGTGTGCATGTAAGTGCAGAATGGAGAAGGTGAAGATAAGGACAAGCCCAGGAATGATGAAAATGATAGGAGTAAGCTTGTGCATGGGAGGAGTAGCAGCCATTGCTTTCTATAGAGGACCCTTTATCAAACTATGGCACCTTCATCACATTCACACCACTTTCCATTCTCAAATAACTCCAACCAATACATGGATTAAGGGTGTCTTTCTCTTGCTGCTCTCCAACACTACCTGGGCTTCCTGGCTTCTTTTCCAG GGACGAGTGCTGAATATTTATCCTTCGAAGCTGCTGTTAACAACGCTGCAGTGTTTTCTAAGCACAATACAATCATTCGTAGCTGCTGTCGCATTTGCAAGGGACCCTGCTCACTGGAAAATTGGATGGAATATTCGACTTCTATCAGTTGCTTATTGT GGAATAATTGTGACAGGCGTTACATTTTACATGCAAGCATGGGTGATTGAGAAAAGAGGTCCAGTGTTCTTGGCCATGACCACTCCACTTATCACTCTCATTACACTACTCATATCTGTATTCGTCTTGGGTGAAACTGTCACTTTGGGAAG TGTTTTGGGGGCAGTTTTACTAGTTGGAGGGCTTTATTTTGTGTTGTGGGGAAAGACCAAGGAGGAACAAAGGGCAAAAATGGCATGCCACCCAAATCTTGATCAGGAGAAACCATGTGAAGAATCATCGCCagagataattaattaa
- the LOC131021668 gene encoding WAT1-related protein At5g64700-like isoform X2, whose amino-acid sequence MVESKVILCVVSIQTIYAGNFLLTKLAFDVGMNTFVFVFYRQAAATLFLAPIAIFFERKTAPRLSFSTFIKIFFLSLFGITMSLDVVGVGLKSTTASLGAAISNSLPVITFFLAVLLRMEKVKIRTSPGMMKMIGVSLCMGGVAAIAFYRGPFIKLWHLHHIHTTFHSQITPTNTWIKGVFLLLLSNTTWASWLLFQGRVLNIYPSKLLLTTLQCFLSTIQSFVAAVAFARDPAHWKIGWNIRLLSVAYCGIIVTGVTFYMQAWVIEKRGPVFLAMTTPLITLITLLISVFVLGETVTLGSVLGAVLLVGGLYFVLWGKTKEEQRAKMACHPNLDQEKPCEESSPEIIN is encoded by the exons ATGGTTGAAAGCAAGGTGATTTTGTGTGTAGTTTCCATACAAACCATTTATGCAGGCAATTTCTTGCTTACGAAGCTAGCTTTCGATGTGGGAATGAACACATTTGTGTTTGTTTTCTACAGACAAGCTGCTGCTACTCTTTTCTTGGCCCCCATTGCCATCTTCTTTGAGAG GAAGACAGCTCCTCGGCTTTCATTCTCTACATTCATCAAGATTTTCTTCCTTTCTTTGTTTGG AATTACGATGAGCTTAGATGTTGTTGGAGTAGGTTTGAAGTCAACAACTGCATCTTTGGGAGCTGCAATTTCCAACAGTCTTCCAGTTATCACTTTCTTCCTTGCAGTTTTATTAAG AATGGAGAAGGTGAAGATAAGGACAAGCCCAGGAATGATGAAAATGATAGGAGTAAGCTTGTGCATGGGAGGAGTAGCAGCCATTGCTTTCTATAGAGGACCCTTTATCAAACTATGGCACCTTCATCACATTCACACCACTTTCCATTCTCAAATAACTCCAACCAATACATGGATTAAGGGTGTCTTTCTCTTGCTGCTCTCCAACACTACCTGGGCTTCCTGGCTTCTTTTCCAG GGACGAGTGCTGAATATTTATCCTTCGAAGCTGCTGTTAACAACGCTGCAGTGTTTTCTAAGCACAATACAATCATTCGTAGCTGCTGTCGCATTTGCAAGGGACCCTGCTCACTGGAAAATTGGATGGAATATTCGACTTCTATCAGTTGCTTATTGT GGAATAATTGTGACAGGCGTTACATTTTACATGCAAGCATGGGTGATTGAGAAAAGAGGTCCAGTGTTCTTGGCCATGACCACTCCACTTATCACTCTCATTACACTACTCATATCTGTATTCGTCTTGGGTGAAACTGTCACTTTGGGAAG TGTTTTGGGGGCAGTTTTACTAGTTGGAGGGCTTTATTTTGTGTTGTGGGGAAAGACCAAGGAGGAACAAAGGGCAAAAATGGCATGCCACCCAAATCTTGATCAGGAGAAACCATGTGAAGAATCATCGCCagagataattaattaa